A stretch of the Halorussus salinus genome encodes the following:
- a CDS encoding ABC transporter ATP-binding protein, giving the protein MAVIQTDGLTKTFGESVVAVDTLDLVVEEGEVYGFLGPNGAGKSTTINLLLDFLHPTDGEAYVFGHDTHEESHRIRERIGILPEDAAPYDRLTGREHLEFAASCKGVEMDVDTVVERVGLDPADAERPVSQYSKGMAQRLGLGMAIVGDPDLLILDEPSSGLDPTGMREMRELIREEAADGTAVFFSSHILAEVEAVCDRVGILNDGRLVAQDTIDNLREEVFSNCVIEATVRTKPDDLTLESVDGVQSVEVDGSTLRVTCENPTVKADVVAYLHDRVGVTDIIAEQASLEEMFETYTDDETAESDGGMAAEVTA; this is encoded by the coding sequence ATGGCAGTAATCCAAACAGATGGCCTGACCAAGACGTTCGGCGAGTCGGTCGTCGCCGTCGATACGCTGGACTTGGTCGTCGAAGAAGGGGAGGTGTACGGCTTTCTCGGTCCCAACGGGGCGGGGAAATCGACGACTATCAATCTCCTGCTCGATTTCCTTCATCCAACCGACGGCGAGGCCTACGTCTTTGGACACGATACCCACGAGGAGTCTCACCGGATTCGAGAGCGTATCGGCATCCTACCCGAAGACGCTGCGCCGTACGACAGGTTGACGGGACGCGAACACCTCGAATTCGCCGCGTCCTGTAAGGGCGTCGAGATGGATGTCGATACCGTCGTGGAACGTGTGGGACTCGACCCTGCGGACGCCGAACGCCCGGTGAGCCAGTACTCGAAAGGAATGGCTCAACGGCTCGGACTGGGGATGGCTATCGTCGGCGACCCCGACCTGCTGATTCTGGACGAACCCTCGTCGGGGTTGGACCCGACCGGAATGCGAGAGATGCGCGAACTCATCCGCGAAGAGGCCGCCGACGGGACGGCGGTTTTCTTCTCCAGTCACATCCTCGCGGAAGTCGAAGCCGTCTGTGACCGCGTCGGAATTCTCAACGACGGACGACTCGTCGCGCAGGACACGATAGACAATCTCCGCGAGGAGGTGTTCTCCAACTGCGTCATCGAGGCGACGGTCCGGACGAAACCCGACGACTTGACGCTCGAATCGGTCGATGGCGTCCAGAGCGTCGAGGTCGATGGATCGACCCTCCGCGTTACCTGCGAGAATCCGACGGTGAAGGCGGACGTGGTCGCGTACCTGCACGACCGAGTGGGAGTGACCGACATCATCGCCGAGCAGGCGTCCCTCGAAGAGATGTTCGAGACGTACACCGACGACGAAACGGCCGAGAGCGACGGCGGAATGGCCGCGGAGGTGACCGCATGA